The genomic segment GTTTCCACCGGCGAGGTCGTGACAATGGCGGGTGCGTCCTCTTTGTCGCGGGAACAAGCGAGGAGGGCAAGCGAACCACCAAAAAGATAGATCAGGCGCTGTTTCATAGGTAGAGCAGAAAGAATATGAGGAACTAGTTGATTACCTGGCTTCAAGTAGTACCACCTAACACGACTCTAGCCTACGCCAGTTCAGCTACGCCCATAATCTGTTCCATACCCGCCATACAGAATAGGCACAGCCATGCAGGCAAGTGCTACCTGAATGCCAGCGTTGGGGTGAACTCTTACGCGCTAGCTGTTCATTGAGCTGACTGATACTACATTTCCAAAGCATCATCGGCATGCGGGTTATAACCAAGGCTACGCTTACTTATTAGCAGCGAGCTAACGTGTTCCTACGCCATGAAGGAAGACCCGCCGGAGTGTTCAATTACACCACATAGGCTGGATCAGCAACCGCATGACTTCCACGGAACTACAGCGCGTGCTCATCAACTACTAACCTCATGGCTAGAGGTAGGAGAGCCACCAGTACGTGTGGCGTTGCTTGTAGGCCTGATACCAGCGGCAAGGCCAGTACAGAACCAGCACCACCGCTACCCACACCGAGTAGCAGCGAACTAAACTAAAATGATACGTTGGAGGCCACTCCAGCGCGGGCGTGAACGAGAGGTTAACTGGGTACCCAAAGGCGAGGCGCGTCCAGACCCAAGCGGCGCCGCTGATCAGCAGTAGATGTAGCAAGTAGAAGAAAAATGGCACCTGCCCGTAGGTGCGCAGCCAGCGGGCCGGGCGGTGGGTTAATTCTTCGGCCACACTAAGTAGCAACAGCGCCGCGCCCAGCGTCAAACAGCAGAATAGCAGGGAGGGCGGGTACTTGCTTACGTTCAGAAACGAGAGCACCGTGTACAAGCCGCCCCGTGGTTGCGCGGCCCAGGGCTGCGGGTCGCCGTACCAGTTAGTAGCACGTAGCCCTACAAACAGCACCAGCAATGCCACACCTGCCAAGCGTAGCCGTCGGGTGCGCTCAAGTAGCGGCAGTTGAAACCAGGGGCCAACGAGGTAGCCAGCCAGCAGCACACCCAGCCACGGCCCTAGGGAATAAGCTACCAGCAGCAATGGCCCGCCAGGCAGCGGCAGCCCGAAAGGGCTGTTATGCAGCAGGGCCCACCCCACGTTAGCGGCCGTAACGGGCTGCAGAAACGGCAGCGCATCGTGGCCCAGCAGAATGAGGGCAGCCAACCCAATTAGTATAGGGCGCGGCAGCCACAGCAACCCGGACAGCAGCACCATACTCCCACCTATTGCCCAAAGAATCAGCAATAGCAGCATGCCGTAACCCCATTGGAGCACGCCGCTAAAGACCACTAGTTCCAGTCCAATCAACCACAGCCCACGCGTGAGCAAAAAGCGGCTCATGGCCCCGCGACTACCACGCCGCTGCTGAGTTAGCCAGATGCTTACACCTGAGAGAAAAACGAATGTGGGGGCGCAGAAATGAGTGATCCAGCGCGTGAAGAAAAATAGGGTTGTAGTCTGGGTCAGGTCGTCGGGCTTGAAAGGCGTGTAGCTCCAAAAGTCCCGCACGTGGTCGAGAGCCATGACGACCATCACCAAACCGCGCACGATGTCGATTGCCTGGACGCGAGCAGGGCGCACTACAGGGGCACTAGTAGGCTGAAGCATAGATAGAAACGAATTCGCCGGGATAGACGGAAATATACACGGAAGCTATATAGCAAAGTCGAGAAACTGCACCTAACAACAGTACAGAAACGCCAACCAGCTACGCCTGAAAAGGAGAAAACCCTGGCAGCTGACAGCAACATCAGTACGGGAGCCAGCCGGCCTGCTGTACGCCGAGGCCGTGCCGACCTACCTAGTCCTATCTCGGGCGGTCCAATGGTGGCGGCAGCAGTTGCTACGGAGGTGGCAAGCCAGCCTGGTGCTGTGCTGCGTTGTGCGATGCGCGTGCCTGAGCCGCAATTTGCCCGCATTCAGAGGGCACAGTATTGCTTTCGTCTAAAACTTTGCCACCGCATACCTCCCACACCCGTACTTCGCCTTCGTAAAGTGCAGCCCGTCCCGCCCCACCGCCCCCGCCGTTCGCGCACCGGGGCCCCCGGCTTCGGCAGCTTCATCCTTACGGCGTCTATCCTGCGTTCTCGTTCGCTCTCCTCTGGTTTTCTCTGTTTTCTTCTTTCTTACTTTCCTCTCTTTTCCTCTTCGCCTTATGTCCTCCCCCAAACAAGCCGTCAAAGACATCCTCGACGCTCTGCCCACGCTGCTAGCCGTGGCCGTCGTTGAAACCGAAACCGGCATGGCCCTGGCCTCGCACTCCAACATCGCCGACTTCGACATCGACACGGCCGCCGCCTACAACACGGAAGTGGTCAAGCAGAAGCTCAAAGCCATCCAGGCCCTCAAGCTCAACCAAACCGTGCAGGACATCCTGCTCACGCTCACCGACCAGCTGCACGTGATCAAGCTCTCGCCCACGGGCGACAAGTTCATCTACCTGGCCGTCAACGCGCGCGACACCAACCTGGCCGTGGCCCGGCAGATCCTCAAGTCGCAGACCGCCGTGCTCAACTAGCGCCCGTCCCGACTGCCGTCCCCGTACCGTCCGCCCGCTGGCCCCCGCCAGCGGGCGGCACTGCGTTTAGACCACCTCAAAGCTAGGTACCCTCAGCAGCTAGGCCGCGAAAGCAGACTCCCGCTATAGAAAAAGGAAAACATGCGCTGCCTGCACTTTCACCTGCTCGGCTCTGGCTTCTACTTCATTAAGTAGGCCAGTCAAAGACAACTCCCCGCGCACATAGCGGGCATACAGTTGTCGCATACTAGGTGTTATGACGCCACCTTGCCGTTCAAAGGCAGCAAACGAATAATCTACCAAAAACTGGCGTTCGTTGGCCAGCCATGTATGGTGCATCATGACAAAATATAGGGACTACACGGTACGGCTGCCGAACGCTTAACCTGCGCAAAAAGCTCCTAGGAAGAACACAGATCTACTTAACGTAGAATGCTACCAGCACTAGCCTTGGCATGGGCCCAGCATCGTGCCTGCCGCTTCCGCATAGCATGTGTTGTGCAGTTACTGCATGGCCCTCCCTGGTGCATTTATCATTCCTAGGAAAGTGCACGAAGGCAATAGATGTAGCGGGGTCAAGCGCATGGTATTACTGCCGAGCCGTGCAACTGAGCAGTGGCCGACATGTGTTGTGGCGAGGCTTACAGATTGGTTACCTCTGCGCATCAGAAATACCAAGGTTGTCGGGGAAGAATCGAGTTCGTATTGGCTGGTCAGTTGCGCTGAGGTGGCATGGGCGGCGGGCGGGTAGGCGCTACGTATGGCTTCAGCGAACAAAGCGAGGAAAGGCGCGAGGTTAACGCTGGCTTTCGGCACTATTCAGGTATTGGCTTGTACAAAGCTGGCTGGCAGTGCGTAGTTTTACTGAAGCCGATTGCCAACGCTTTTTTTAGCAATAACTGGCCATTGGGCTCCGTTCTTTAAGGGCGGCGAGTGGCACTTTCTTTTGCAAGTGCCTGCTTACCTGTCCGCCCACTTACCCGCCCCACTATGCCCGCAGAGCTACCGTTCCCTGCTTTACATACCACTCGAATTCTTGCCAATCCCAACCAGTTGATTCGCGCTGGTAGTCGGTCCCCGGCTAGGCAGGCGCGCTTGTCTGTCAATTGGCTGCTGATGCTGCTATTTCTGTTGCTGAGCGGCACGACCACCACCGTGTTTGCGCAAGGAACTACGCCTCCAGAGTGCGCGGCTGATGAGAAGTTCGCCAACACGTGGTACTTCGGCTTTAAAGCGGGGCTTGACTTCAACCAGGCCTCAGCTGACTCCTTGCCGAAGGTGCTTACCAATGGGGCGATGGACGCCCCCGCCGGCTCGGGGGTAATGTCGGATAGAAACGGGGCAATTCTCTTTTATAGCAATGGCGAAACCGTGTGGAATGGCGACGGCACCGTGATGACCAACGGCACGGGGCTAGCGGGCAACCGCTTCACCACCGACGGCCCCTTGCCCATCAGGATGCCGGGTATACCTTCGGCGGGCCAACCGACGCGCTACCTGCTTTTCACCCTGAATAGCACCGTAGGCCTGAGCTACTCGGAAATAGAGATTCCCGCAGGTGGTGGGCCAGGCACCGTCATAGCCGCCACCAAAAACACACCCCTCGCCCGCGGCACGGCAGAGAAAATAACGGGCGTATTCCATAAAAACGGCTGCGACATCTGGGTTATCACGCACGGCTGGGGCGATGCGAAGTTGGGCAATGACAACCGGGGCGACGCCTTTCTGGCCTACCGCGTGCGACCAGCAGTCAACTATATAGGTCCGGTTCTCATCGATGCGCCCGTTGTCTCAACGGTGGGTTCGGTGCACGCGCTAAGCCCAACGAACACCCAGGGCTACCGCGGACAGATGAAGGTAACGCCTGATGGCCAACGTTTGGCCCTGGCCCGCTACAGCGAAGCGGTAGGCGACAGCAGCAGCACCGTCGAACTGTTTGGGTTTAATACCAACACAGGAAGGGTGAGCGTCAACCCGCAGGTTCCGTTCATCGTGGACAGCGGCGCAGGGAAATACTACGGGGTAAGTTTTTCGCCTGGTAGATACCTCTACGCCACGGTGCGCAACCCGGCCAAGCTGCTGCAATTCAATATCAGCGGCACCGGGCCGGTTACCAGGCAGGACATTCCACTCAAGACCCCAGCCGACCTGGGCTCGATGCAGGCCGCGCCTGATGGCAAGATTTACGTGGCCCGCGACAACCAGCCTGCGCTGGGTTTCATCCCTTTCCCGGACTCGCTGGGGGCCAAGATCCGCTATGCCGACGATAGTCTGCAGTTGCGCGGAGGCCGCCTAAGTGGCCTGGGCCTGGTCAACTTCAACCAAAGCTCGCTGTTGCGCGTGGGGCCTAGCTTTGACATAACGGGTTGTCGGCAAATCACTTTCACGGCCCCTCCCATTAGCTTTTTCGGGAAAATCTATACTTGGACTTTTGGCGACGGCACTAGAACAACACGTTCTGCAACGGATTCAGTCATCACTCATACCTACGCTACGCCCGGCAACTACACGGTGACGTTGCGCATTGAGACGGAATGTTTTTGCCGCGAAAGCTCGGGTGGTATCCAGGTGCCTGATTTGCCCGTACCGGGTAGCATTTCGGCGCCTCAGACGGTGTGCGCTGGCACGGCGCCGGCTACGCTTACCAGCACTGTCGACGCTTCCAGCGACGCCAGTTTGCCGCTCACCTACCAGTGGGAATCGTCGACGGATAATACCAATTTCACCGCCATTAGTGGAGCTACTGGCCCCACCTACACGCCCCCAAATTCGCTGCCAGCCGGCACGACCTATTTCCGTCGGCGCGTGCAGTTGCTGCTGCCGAATCTATCGGGCCCTTATTGTACCCCCACCTTCACTGCTTCGGTAGCCATCACCGTTCTCCCGGCATTAGCGGCCGGCAGCATCGCCGCTGACCAGACGGTATGCGTGGGCAGCACGCCCGCCCCGCTCACCAGTACCGCGGCGCCCACAGGCGGCACGGGCACCTTTGCCTACCAGTGGGAATCGTCGACCGACAACGTCACGTGGACTGCGGTAGCAGGGGCCACAACCGAAACCCTTGCACCGGGCCCACTCCCTGTCACCACCTCCTTCCGCCGGCAAGTAACTTCGGGCCCCTGCAACAGGGTATCTGGCACCGTCACGATAACGGTACTACCGGCTTTGGCCGCGGGCCGCATTGCTGCCGACCAAACGCTCTGCGCTGGCGGCGCCCCCGCCTCGTTCACCAGCGAAACACCGGCCACGGGCGGCACGAGCACCATCGTGTACCAGTGGGAGACCTCCACAGATAATGTAACCTGGACTGCTATAGTGGGTGCCACTGGGCCAACCTACGCGTCCGGCGCACTTACGGCCACTACCTATTTCCGGCGCCAAGCTAGCTCGGGCAGTTCCTGCGCTCCAGCGTTGTCCAA from the Hymenobacter tibetensis genome contains:
- a CDS encoding DUF1624 domain-containing protein — its product is MLQPTSAPVVRPARVQAIDIVRGLVMVVMALDHVRDFWSYTPFKPDDLTQTTTLFFFTRWITHFCAPTFVFLSGVSIWLTQQRRGSRGAMSRFLLTRGLWLIGLELVVFSGVLQWGYGMLLLLILWAIGGSMVLLSGLLWLPRPILIGLAALILLGHDALPFLQPVTAANVGWALLHNSPFGLPLPGGPLLLVAYSLGPWLGVLLAGYLVGPWFQLPLLERTRRLRLAGVALLVLFVGLRATNWYGDPQPWAAQPRGGLYTVLSFLNVSKYPPSLLFCCLTLGAALLLLSVAEELTHRPARWLRTYGQVPFFFYLLHLLLISGAAWVWTRLAFGYPVNLSFTPALEWPPTYHFSLVRCYSVWVAVVLVLYWPCRWYQAYKQRHTYWWLSYL
- a CDS encoding antitoxin VbhA family protein gives rise to the protein MMHHTWLANERQFLVDYSFAAFERQGGVITPSMRQLYARYVRGELSLTGLLNEVEARAEQVKVQAAHVFLFL